A genomic segment from Toxotes jaculatrix isolate fToxJac2 chromosome 6, fToxJac2.pri, whole genome shotgun sequence encodes:
- the c6h1orf52 gene encoding UPF0690 protein C1orf52 homolog, with the protein MSEEKKSDSLGFFSSYDDLSDSSDSDEEGGSRTKKPGTKAPESAAESSQQGTKRAAGGAPLPRPDELFSSVSKPAFLYNPLNKQIDWESLTVKAPEEPAREFKPWKTNAVPPPESYAVEPEKKGPPPGMDMAIKWSNVYEDNGEDAPQPYTGNARFLPAEEQPSDSDEESEKAALSAKKRRVETFQQKEKRKRDLGQATSDKNFVEEEKRILRQKIE; encoded by the exons ATGTCAGAAGAAAAGAAGTCCGACTCTTTAGGTTTTTTCTCGAGCTACGACGATTTGAGCGACAGCAGCGACTCAGACGAGGAGGGAGGCAGTCGGACGAAGAAACCGGGGACGAAAGCTCCGGAGAGCGCAGCCGAGTCCTCCCAACAAGGGACCAAGCGAGCGGCCGGTGGAGCTCCTTTACCCAGACCCGACGAGCTGTTCAGCTCCGTGTCCAAGCCTGCTTTCCTCTACAACCCACTCAATAAGCAGATAGACTGGGAGAGTCTGACGGTCAAAGCTCCGGAagag CCTGCCAGAGAGTTTAAGCCATGGAAGACAAATGCTGTGCCCCCTCCTGAGAGCTACGCTGTAGAGCCAGAGAAGAAGGGACCTCCTCCAGGTATGGACATGGCTATAAAGTGGTCCAACGTGTATGAGGACAATGGGGAAGATGCGCCGCAACCTTACACCGGCAATGCCCGATTCCTGCCTGCAGAGGAGCAACCGTCAGACTCAG ATGAGGAATCAGAGAAAGCAGCCCTCTCTGCCAAGAAACGAAGAGTAGAGACCTTCCagcagaaggagaagaggaagagggactTGGGACAGGCCACCTCTGACAAGAACTTCgttgaagaagagaaaaggatcCTCAGGCAAAAGATCGAATGA